The genomic DNA TAGTccttgaggaggaggtcggAGGAGGACTTGCCGAGGTCCTGCAGAGGTGTGAGTGGCTGCGgcgtggaagaggaggagtggTGTTACTTACTCGCcaggaaggaggaacagCTTGGGACATTATTTATGGATACTTGTTGTTGCTATGTTTGGAGAAAGTGTAATGgggaaatggaagatggtTCTGGAGGGCAAGGAGTTGCGCCGTGTTCCATCGATCCCATTCGTCATTCAGGGCAGCGGACATAACCCCGCGACTTCCAGTGTGGCGGCCCTCCGTGCGTGATTACGTATACACCACAAACGATGACATCGTCAACATTCCTTTCCCATTCGTGTCGTCTGGTGCTCTGCAGCCACTCGAACAGGGACACACCACGGCCATGGAGAACAGCGGCGTAGACAGCGATGCTGCAAGCGCACATACGTGGCCAGAAGCCCAGTGGTGAGCTTTGTACAGCCTGGTTCCTCGGTCACAGCTGACCACACCGCCCGCAGGAACCCTTCCCTCGCCCCAACACACCCGACAACTtcagcagaggaagagagcgAGAGTCATCCTTATCGCAAACCTGGGCCTGCAATACTCAACATACAAAGCCAAAGCGTACATTCCTACGCCCCGTACCACTCGGACACTTTTAATGTCGCTCGCTCACGCCGTAAATCCGTCTCTGCCGTCTCTCCAGGAGCGGATGACCAAAACGACGAGAATGATCTCTTACAACCGCCTTACAAAAGCAAGCGTCAAGCACGGGGATCCTTCTCACTACCGTTTCACGGTGGAAGACGGAGAATACAACCTTCAGGATGGTTTCCCTCCTTCCGGCGAGGTGGTCGTCGTTCCAAATacattttccttctcctccccattTCAGCATTAATCTATGCTATTATCCTCTGGCGACGGTCGTACGAGATCCAAGTCGaattctccatcttttccagGAAATGGGTTGCCTCCGAGATTGACTCCCTCGAACCTCTTCGGGGCTGCTTCTCCCCGTCACTTATTTCTCCAAAATACAACCTCACCAAACACCTTGCCCCTAAGCGACATCTCCTCGCCCCAGGTGTCAGCCTCAAACGGGGAATGTCATGCTATGACTTTGCTTCCACAATCCAGCCTTTCCCAGACGCCCCTTTAGAGCATGTCTACTACCATACATACTGGCGAGCGGATTTACTCCCCTTTGGGGAAAGACAGACCGCAACGTTCCTCTCGTTCCTAGCTACACAGCCCCTTTCGCACTCAACCTTGATCCTCTGGACAAATGGAGCGAATGTCCTGAGAGCCAATCCACATGTGGCACCGTTCCTGAAGAGATGGGGCGAATACATTCAAGTTCGCGAAGTAGATCTGGACGTTCTCACCCAAGGGACAGAATTGGCCTCGATCTTGGGCAACAATGGAGGACAGAAAGGAATATTTGATGAGAGGGCATGGGTGGATGGGGATGCGGTGAGACTGTTGGTGCTTTGGAATTATGGAGGAATATGGATGGACATGGATCAGCTTTTGACAAGAGATCTACATCCTCTCacaga from Cryptococcus neoformans var. neoformans JEC21 chromosome 3 sequence includes the following:
- a CDS encoding expressed protein, giving the protein MENSGVDSDAASAHTWPEAQWNPSLAPTHPTTSAEEESESHPYRKPGPAILNIQSQSVHSYAPYHSDTFNVARSRRKSVSAVSPGADDQNDENDLLQPPYKSKRQARGSFSLPFHGGRRRIQPSGWFPSFRRGGRRSKYIFLLLPISALIYAIILWRRSYEIQVEFSIFSRKWVASEIDSLEPLRGCFSPSLISPKYNLTKHLAPKRHLLAPGVSLKRGMSCYDFASTIQPFPDAPLEHVYYHTYWRADLLPFGERQTATFLSFLATQPLSHSTLILWTNGANVLRANPHVAPFLKRWGEYIQVREVDLDVLTQGTELASILGNNGGQKGIFDERAWVDGDAVRLLVLWNYGGIWMDMDQLLTRDLHPLTEEEWVTQWDCYDKPYFSLNGALMHFQPSSPYLCEAFHIMASSPLPKPNTFTWGSHLYAKLHRHLIAANKRPFAVLPWCFSDPRNCRLDNRFPDPFAPDPPTFAGIPWSSCQDGSHGGKSGRELLEETSSHVYSIHLHNQWSKSFPAGGWVERLLDGYKVQVERVERYAEAAGLVRDGRIVLG